One Thiocapsa bogorovii DNA segment encodes these proteins:
- the rsxE gene encoding electron transport complex subunit RsxE yields the protein MAELPNPQETLSLDTFLRGLWQENPVFAMLLGMCPVLAVTNSTMNAIAMGLATTFVLVCSSLLISLLRNWIPKQVRIASYIIIIATFVTIVDYGIQAISLELYAALGAFIQLIVVNCVILGRAEAYASKQRLHTTLVNSLGMGAGFTIALLALGTVREILGSGSILGIALFGEGFQPWVVMILPPGGFFVLGTWLLLFNWLRQRKERKVMDQSGVAANAG from the coding sequence ATGGCTGAATTGCCCAATCCGCAGGAAACGTTGAGCCTAGATACCTTCCTAAGGGGGCTCTGGCAAGAGAATCCGGTCTTTGCGATGCTGCTCGGCATGTGTCCGGTCCTGGCCGTCACCAACTCGACCATGAACGCGATCGCGATGGGGCTGGCGACGACCTTCGTGCTGGTGTGCTCAAGCCTGCTGATCTCGCTCCTGCGCAACTGGATCCCCAAACAGGTTCGCATCGCCAGCTACATCATCATCATCGCGACCTTCGTCACCATCGTCGACTACGGGATTCAGGCGATCAGTCTGGAACTCTATGCCGCACTCGGCGCCTTCATTCAGCTGATCGTGGTGAACTGCGTCATCCTCGGGCGTGCCGAGGCCTATGCCTCGAAACAGCGCCTGCACACGACCTTGGTCAACAGTCTCGGAATGGGCGCGGGATTCACCATTGCACTGCTCGCACTCGGTACCGTTCGGGAGATCCTCGGCAGCGGAAGCATCCTCGGGATCGCCTTGTTCGGCGAAGGCTTCCAACCCTGGGTGGTGATGATTCTTCCGCCGGGCGGCTTCTTCGTGCTCGGGACTTGGCTGCTGCTCTTCAACTGGCTACGTCAGCGTAAGGAACGCAAGGTCATGGACCAATCCGGAGTCGCCGCCAATGCAGGATGA
- a CDS encoding electron transport complex protein RnfA: MQDESLYFIFLNAAVVNNFVLALFLGICPFLGVSAKKDTAWNMGLAVIFVMLVSSMSAYGINWLLTELDLLFLRLICYIAVIASAVQLVEMFVKRYSPALFRSLGIFLPLITTNCAILGLALFQTAKEYDFVQSLVYALGAGGGFMLALMLMAGLREKLELARVPSVSQGAAMSLMLAGLLSLAFMGFAGLGGSHG, from the coding sequence ATGCAGGATGAATCGCTCTATTTCATCTTTTTGAATGCAGCTGTCGTCAACAACTTCGTACTGGCGCTCTTTCTCGGCATTTGTCCCTTCCTGGGTGTCTCGGCGAAGAAAGACACCGCGTGGAACATGGGCCTGGCGGTTATCTTCGTCATGCTGGTCAGCTCGATGAGCGCCTACGGGATCAATTGGCTGCTGACGGAGCTCGATCTGCTCTTCCTGCGGCTTATCTGCTATATCGCGGTGATCGCCTCCGCGGTGCAGTTGGTCGAGATGTTCGTCAAACGCTACAGCCCCGCGCTCTTTCGCTCGCTCGGTATCTTTCTGCCCTTGATCACGACCAACTGCGCCATCCTGGGCCTCGCGCTCTTTCAGACCGCGAAGGAGTACGACTTCGTGCAGAGCCTGGTCTATGCCCTCGGGGCGGGTGGCGGCTTCATGCTGGCCTTGATGCTGATGGCCGGGCTGCGCGAGAAGCTAGAGCTTGCCCGCGTGCCCAGCGTCAGCCAGGGCGCGGCCATGAGCCTCATGCTGGCGGGGCTTCTGTCGCTCGCCTTCATGGGCTTCGCCGGGCTCGGGGGCTCGCATGGTTAA
- a CDS encoding ferredoxin reductase domain-containing protein, with protein sequence MSEATAELGPTTQAFIKDSRRITPEKSDEVRHITLQVPDPAFQFVEGQSIGVIVPGPHPFGNPYHLRRYSIANARSLPVDTGVEIDLLVRRCFYIDEVSGERYPGIASNYLCDAKAGASLTISGPYLSPFKMPLDNRANLLMIGTGTGIAPFRAFAQLIYERRGDWKGQVRLYYGGRSGLDLMYTNDETTDLANYYDEKTFKAFRALGTRPLMTSSQALEHGLADNADDALHLINEPNTHVFLSGLGKIAVVFDKVMAERVGSSEEWKAIKERMIDEGRWSELIYD encoded by the coding sequence ATGAGTGAAGCCACGGCCGAATTGGGTCCTACGACTCAGGCATTCATCAAGGATTCCAGGCGAATCACACCGGAGAAATCCGACGAGGTCCGCCATATCACCCTCCAGGTGCCCGATCCCGCTTTTCAGTTCGTCGAGGGCCAAAGCATCGGCGTGATCGTTCCCGGACCGCATCCGTTCGGCAATCCGTACCATCTCCGGCGTTATTCGATTGCAAACGCGCGCAGTCTTCCGGTCGACACCGGGGTTGAGATCGATCTTCTGGTACGCCGCTGCTTCTATATCGACGAGGTCAGCGGAGAGCGCTATCCGGGTATCGCCTCGAACTATCTTTGCGATGCGAAGGCGGGTGCCTCGTTGACGATCAGTGGCCCCTATCTCAGTCCCTTCAAGATGCCGTTGGACAATCGGGCCAACCTACTCATGATCGGGACCGGGACCGGCATTGCGCCGTTTCGGGCCTTTGCACAACTGATCTACGAGCGGCGCGGTGATTGGAAGGGACAGGTTCGGCTTTATTACGGCGGCCGCAGCGGTCTGGATCTCATGTACACCAACGACGAGACCACCGATCTTGCCAACTATTACGACGAGAAGACCTTCAAGGCGTTCCGGGCCCTCGGCACGCGTCCCTTGATGACCTCATCGCAGGCCTTGGAGCACGGTTTAGCCGACAACGCCGACGATGCATTGCACCTCATCAACGAACCCAACACGCACGTCTTCCTGTCGGGACTGGGCAAGATCGCGGTGGTCTTCGACAAGGTGATGGCCGAACGCGTAGGGTCATCCGAAGAGTGGAAAGCGATCAAGGAGAGGATGATCGACGAGGGACGTTGGTCCGAGCTGATCTACGATTGA
- a CDS encoding YbaN family protein: MHGNIPEQDPLVASVGRRRRRLYNLLGWLCFGLGFLGMVLPLMPTTVFWICATWLWLRSSPKRVRFLVEHPRFGASIRVFLERGEMCRTGKTAAIGSMAISWSVWYGLATPGPVLALSVAAILGLVALWIGTRPEGPKPQTQARVSLDLNALSRTDGPSKSRRNPPN; this comes from the coding sequence ATGCACGGCAATATCCCGGAGCAAGATCCCCTTGTGGCAAGTGTTGGTCGGCGTCGGCGCCGGCTCTACAACCTGTTGGGCTGGCTGTGTTTCGGATTGGGCTTTTTGGGGATGGTGTTGCCGTTGATGCCCACAACGGTGTTCTGGATCTGTGCGACGTGGCTGTGGCTGCGCAGCTCGCCCAAGCGGGTACGTTTCCTGGTCGAGCATCCGCGCTTCGGCGCGTCGATTCGTGTTTTTCTCGAGCGCGGCGAGATGTGTCGGACCGGCAAGACCGCCGCCATCGGCAGCATGGCGATCAGTTGGTCGGTTTGGTACGGGCTTGCCACCCCGGGGCCCGTGCTGGCGCTGTCCGTCGCGGCCATTCTCGGTTTGGTGGCGCTGTGGATCGGAACGCGCCCGGAAGGTCCAAAGCCGCAGACGCAGGCGCGGGTGAGCCTGGACCTCAATGCGCTCTCACGCACAGACGGTCCCTCGAAATCTCGCAGGAATCCGCCGAACTGA
- a CDS encoding adenylate/guanylate cyclase domain-containing protein codes for MQHRDRQSLVARISSLAQQVYDTEAPNRQDEAMIERLNPLLDAFLLESQPIEAVEATILIADIRGFTSLTESQPPETIIRLLNRYFARMVELVHRHGGVVDKFMGDAVMALFGAPFRRDDHLKRALSCAVEMQQAMLDLNRESQLIGEPNIYAGIAVNSGSVMAGSFGSRAYNEYTVIGDTVNLTARMEGYSLRGQVLLSDASYASARDYIDIGSANSLFVKGKAREITLYELLAVDGPQRLVVPQVEIRRSPRVLVDFPVAFRRVESKCILAQRFMGKANDLGYYGMNADLPLILPPYSEVILTFVPEFGADPATEVYARVLRTQPSDGLHRTNLEFTTIDTPGHRLVKRYVDQLLWRR; via the coding sequence ATGCAGCACAGAGACAGACAGTCGTTGGTTGCGCGCATCTCCAGCCTGGCGCAACAGGTCTACGACACCGAAGCGCCGAACCGACAAGACGAGGCGATGATCGAGCGGCTCAATCCGCTGCTCGACGCCTTCTTGCTCGAATCTCAGCCGATCGAAGCGGTCGAGGCGACCATCCTGATCGCCGATATTCGCGGGTTCACGTCGCTGACCGAATCCCAACCCCCTGAAACCATCATCAGACTTCTCAATCGATACTTCGCCCGGATGGTGGAGCTGGTCCACCGGCACGGCGGCGTCGTGGACAAGTTCATGGGCGATGCAGTGATGGCGCTCTTCGGCGCGCCGTTTCGCCGTGATGATCACCTCAAACGCGCGCTGTCCTGTGCGGTCGAAATGCAGCAGGCGATGCTCGATCTCAACCGCGAGAGCCAACTGATCGGAGAGCCCAATATCTATGCCGGAATCGCCGTGAACAGCGGCAGCGTCATGGCGGGCAGCTTCGGCTCACGGGCCTACAACGAGTACACCGTGATCGGAGACACCGTGAACCTCACCGCGCGGATGGAGGGCTACAGCCTGCGCGGGCAGGTGCTGCTCAGCGATGCCAGTTACGCATCCGCACGCGACTACATCGACATCGGCAGCGCCAACTCGCTCTTCGTGAAGGGCAAGGCCCGCGAGATCACCCTCTACGAGCTGCTCGCTGTCGATGGCCCGCAGCGACTGGTGGTCCCGCAGGTCGAGATCCGCCGCTCGCCGCGAGTCCTGGTGGACTTCCCGGTCGCCTTCCGTCGGGTCGAGTCCAAGTGCATCCTGGCGCAACGCTTCATGGGCAAGGCAAACGATCTCGGCTATTACGGGATGAACGCCGACCTACCCCTGATTCTTCCGCCCTATTCGGAGGTGATCCTCACCTTCGTCCCCGAATTCGGTGCCGACCCGGCAACCGAGGTCTATGCGCGGGTCCTGCGAACCCAGCCGAGCGACGGCCTCCACCGCACCAACCTCGAGTTCACGACGATCGACACACCCGGACATCGGCTGGTGAAACGCTATGTCGACCAGCTCCTTTGGAGACGTTGA
- a CDS encoding DUF2784 domain-containing protein has protein sequence MNPSLVADGLVLLHALFIAFVALGGLLTLRWPVMAYLHLPCLLWGIAIELGGFICPLTPLEIQWRLTAGEGGYSGGFIDHYIMPLIYPPGLTRGTQILLGLALLVGNGLLYAHLWRTRGRRSRRLG, from the coding sequence ATGAACCCGAGCCTCGTGGCAGACGGCCTCGTCCTCCTGCACGCCCTCTTCATCGCCTTCGTCGCGCTTGGCGGACTCTTGACGTTGCGCTGGCCGGTGATGGCCTACCTGCACCTACCGTGTCTCCTCTGGGGTATCGCCATCGAGCTCGGCGGCTTCATCTGTCCGCTCACGCCGCTTGAGATCCAATGGCGGCTTACAGCAGGGGAGGGCGGTTACAGCGGCGGCTTCATCGACCACTACATCATGCCTCTGATCTACCCGCCGGGACTGACCCGCGGGACCCAAATCCTGCTCGGTCTCGCCCTCTTGGTCGGCAACGGACTCCTCTACGCCCACCTGTGGCGCACGCGCGGTCGCCGCAGCAGACGACTTGGGTAG
- a CDS encoding DoxX family protein, whose protein sequence is MNTTLTAEPTQRGTSRLAPASLITAGNRAMARIPDDLIALLGRFSIAAVFWKSGQTKIEGFAVDLVEGSVQLGWPRLSDSAVALFQYEYDLPLLSPELGAVLAALGEHVLPVLLLLGLGTRFAALGLLIMTAVIQFLVYPGAYATHGVWAAVLLYLMARGPGRISLDQLIGRQRT, encoded by the coding sequence ATGAACACGACGCTCACCGCCGAGCCGACCCAACGCGGCACCTCTCGTCTCGCCCCGGCCTCGCTGATCACGGCCGGCAACCGGGCCATGGCCCGCATTCCGGACGACCTGATCGCATTGCTCGGACGCTTTTCCATTGCCGCCGTGTTTTGGAAGTCGGGCCAGACCAAAATCGAGGGCTTCGCCGTCGATCTCGTCGAGGGTAGCGTCCAGCTCGGTTGGCCGCGACTCTCGGACTCCGCGGTGGCGCTGTTTCAGTATGAGTATGACCTGCCCCTGCTATCCCCGGAGCTGGGCGCCGTGCTCGCGGCCCTCGGCGAGCACGTGCTGCCGGTTTTGCTGCTGCTGGGCTTGGGCACGCGCTTTGCGGCCCTGGGCCTGCTGATCATGACCGCGGTGATCCAGTTCTTGGTCTATCCCGGCGCCTATGCGACCCATGGGGTCTGGGCCGCCGTCCTGCTGTACCTTATGGCGCGCGGGCCAGGGCGCATCTCTCTGGATCAGCTGATCGGTCGCCAACGAACATGA
- a CDS encoding HvfC/BufC N-terminal domain-containing protein, with the protein MITHDPIQAGFADALLAPEQSLPPGLITWNGSNPSVRFDVYRNNVVVSLTEALSDGFPVTRALVGETFFAAMARCFASEYLPCSPILTDYGDALPDFIAAFPPAHGLPYLSDLARLERARVKAYHAADVRALTVQDLAHHLADPQRLPAARLALHPACTLLVSEHAVVSLWAAHQGQGRIEDVDLCRSESALVLRDGDEVLIWPLSPGIDHFFAALAAGAPLSEAAEVAAATAADFDLARALALLIHHGGIAAWQPSGEPTT; encoded by the coding sequence ATGATCACGCACGACCCGATCCAAGCGGGATTTGCCGACGCTTTGCTGGCCCCGGAGCAATCCCTGCCGCCGGGGTTGATCACCTGGAATGGCTCAAATCCGTCGGTGCGTTTCGACGTTTACCGCAACAACGTCGTGGTGTCCCTGACAGAGGCACTGTCGGACGGGTTTCCGGTCACCCGCGCGCTGGTGGGCGAGACCTTCTTCGCGGCCATGGCACGTTGCTTCGCTTCCGAGTACTTACCCTGCTCGCCGATCCTGACCGACTACGGCGATGCGTTGCCGGACTTTATCGCAGCCTTCCCGCCCGCCCATGGACTTCCCTACCTGTCGGACTTGGCGCGGCTGGAACGGGCACGCGTGAAGGCCTACCACGCCGCCGACGTCCGCGCTCTGACGGTCCAGGACCTGGCCCATCATCTCGCCGATCCGCAACGGCTGCCAGCGGCCCGTCTGGCGCTGCATCCGGCTTGCACCCTACTTGTCTCCGAGCACGCCGTCGTCTCCTTGTGGGCGGCGCATCAGGGCCAAGGACGGATCGAGGACGTGGACCTTTGCCGATCGGAGTCGGCGTTGGTGCTGCGCGACGGCGACGAGGTGCTGATATGGCCGCTGTCGCCGGGAATCGACCACTTTTTTGCAGCGCTTGCGGCGGGCGCACCGCTGAGCGAGGCCGCCGAGGTCGCCGCGGCGACGGCTGCGGATTTCGACCTGGCCCGGGCCCTGGCACTGCTCATCCATCATGGCGGCATCGCTGCCTGGCAACCCTCAGGAGAACCGACAACATGA
- the bufB gene encoding MNIO family bufferin maturase yields the protein MTTIAPPAAAVGIGLKTRHVPEVIDLKPTLDFFEVHAENYMVAGGPALRQLTEVREHFPLSIHGVGLSIGGAAPLDRGHLDRLATLLQRFEPVWFSEHLAWSSHGGAFYNDLLPLPYNTETLARVCDHIDAVQERLGRPLLLENPSTYVEFAASTMDEGRFLAEVAARTGCGLLLDVNNAYISAVNHGRDPWDLIAALPVAAVGEFHLAGFAEDCDGAGDRLLIDTHGAPVAEAVWDLYRRTLRHLGPRPTLIERDQAIPPLAILVAEAERARSALVGTAAWPEAA from the coding sequence GTGACGACCATCGCTCCCCCGGCTGCCGCCGTCGGCATCGGCCTCAAGACCCGGCATGTCCCGGAGGTCATCGATCTCAAACCGACATTGGACTTCTTCGAAGTGCATGCCGAGAACTACATGGTTGCCGGCGGACCCGCGCTGCGACAGCTGACTGAGGTCCGCGAACATTTCCCTCTGTCCATCCACGGCGTGGGATTATCCATCGGCGGCGCGGCGCCCCTCGACCGGGGACATCTCGATCGGCTGGCCACCCTCCTGCAACGCTTTGAACCGGTCTGGTTCTCGGAACATCTCGCCTGGTCCAGCCACGGCGGCGCATTCTATAACGACCTGCTGCCGCTGCCCTACAACACCGAAACCCTGGCGCGCGTTTGCGACCATATCGACGCGGTGCAGGAACGCCTCGGCCGACCTCTGCTGCTGGAGAACCCCAGCACCTATGTCGAGTTCGCCGCGTCGACCATGGACGAGGGCCGCTTCCTGGCCGAGGTGGCGGCGCGGACCGGCTGCGGCCTACTGCTGGACGTGAACAATGCCTACATCAGCGCGGTGAACCACGGCCGCGACCCTTGGGATCTGATCGCTGCGCTCCCGGTCGCGGCCGTCGGCGAGTTCCACCTGGCCGGTTTCGCCGAGGACTGCGATGGCGCCGGCGATCGACTCCTCATCGATACCCACGGCGCGCCGGTGGCCGAAGCGGTCTGGGACCTCTACCGCCGCACGTTGCGGCATCTCGGTCCGCGGCCTACCCTGATCGAGCGCGACCAGGCGATCCCGCCGCTGGCGATCTTGGTCGCGGAGGCGGAGCGTGCCCGGTCGGCATTGGTCGGCACTGCCGCTTGGCCGGAGGCCGCGTGA
- a CDS encoding BufA1 family periplasmic bufferin-type metallophore encodes MTQSRAIQTTTTAAALALALGTALTLGNTAVAGEGAAKEKCYGIALKGKNDCAAGPGTSCAGTSKVDYQGNAWKYVPAGTCEKTASPTSPTGQGQLAAFKAM; translated from the coding sequence ATGACTCAATCCCGTGCCATCCAGACCACCACCACCGCCGCTGCACTCGCCCTGGCCTTGGGGACCGCGCTGACCCTCGGCAACACCGCCGTCGCCGGCGAAGGGGCCGCCAAGGAAAAGTGTTACGGCATCGCGCTCAAGGGCAAGAACGACTGCGCCGCCGGCCCCGGCACCAGTTGCGCCGGAACCTCGAAGGTGGACTATCAGGGCAACGCTTGGAAGTACGTCCCTGCCGGCACCTGCGAGAAGACGGCCTCTCCGACGTCCCCGACTGGACAAGGCCAGCTCGCGGCCTTCAAGGCAATGTAG
- a CDS encoding sigma-70 family RNA polymerase sigma factor: protein MTTHTPPMDDFETKLRPLWVRAQAGDEAAYREALSCLADRLRGFLRRRMQSLPDELEDLVQETLLAIHLQRGSYDAAVPVSRWALAIARHKLIDLWRRRGRREALHEPFDELAERDQPAVHEEPTAQRDLTTLLAELPQAQQHAISLIKLEGLSIAEASQRTGISASALKVQVHRGLKRLAELVRRTG from the coding sequence ATGACCACACACACTCCGCCCATGGATGATTTCGAGACCAAGCTGCGTCCACTGTGGGTCCGAGCGCAGGCCGGAGACGAAGCCGCCTATCGAGAGGCCCTGAGCTGCCTAGCCGATCGCCTACGGGGCTTCTTGAGGCGACGCATGCAGTCGCTGCCGGATGAACTGGAGGACTTGGTGCAGGAGACGCTGCTCGCGATCCATCTGCAACGCGGCAGTTATGACGCGGCCGTCCCGGTCAGCCGCTGGGCGCTCGCCATCGCACGCCACAAGCTCATCGACCTGTGGCGACGCCGCGGTCGCCGCGAGGCCTTGCACGAACCCTTCGATGAACTGGCGGAGCGCGACCAGCCCGCGGTGCATGAGGAGCCGACGGCGCAGCGCGACCTGACGACGTTGCTGGCCGAGTTGCCGCAGGCGCAGCAACACGCGATTTCCCTGATCAAACTGGAAGGGTTGTCCATCGCGGAGGCGTCGCAACGCACCGGCATCTCCGCCTCGGCCCTGAAGGTACAGGTCCACCGAGGCCTCAAACGGCTTGCTGAACTGGTGCGCCGGACAGGGTGA
- a CDS encoding DUF1109 domain-containing protein produces the protein MKTNELIDLLATGAGPAPRWVEARRLLPMMALGVVASAAGALAIFGPIPAELFATPAPWIKFAYAGGLAAATAWLAARLGRPVPRTRAPLSALLLVLTAMGLLALGALLVTPAGERLAFVLGHSWSRCPVNVLALSLPALAGALWALRGLAPTRPRAAGLAAGLLAGALGALGYSLSCTELSPAFVAIWYSLGIGLTGTLGAVLGPWALRW, from the coding sequence ATGAAGACCAACGAATTGATCGACCTCCTGGCCACCGGCGCTGGTCCGGCCCCGCGCTGGGTCGAGGCGCGCCGGTTGCTGCCGATGATGGCGCTCGGCGTCGTCGCGAGCGCGGCAGGCGCATTGGCAATCTTCGGCCCGATCCCGGCTGAACTCTTCGCGACCCCGGCCCCCTGGATCAAGTTTGCCTACGCCGGCGGCTTGGCGGCGGCGACGGCCTGGCTCGCCGCGCGGCTGGGTCGGCCGGTGCCGCGCACCCGTGCGCCGCTGAGTGCCCTGCTGCTGGTGTTGACGGCCATGGGTCTGCTTGCTTTGGGGGCCTTACTGGTCACCCCGGCGGGAGAGCGCCTGGCGTTCGTCCTTGGCCATTCCTGGTCGCGCTGCCCCGTCAACGTGCTCGCCCTGTCGTTGCCGGCACTGGCCGGTGCGCTCTGGGCCTTGCGCGGGTTGGCGCCCACACGACCGAGGGCCGCCGGCCTGGCGGCTGGCCTGCTGGCCGGCGCTCTCGGCGCACTCGGCTACAGCCTATCCTGCACCGAGCTGTCGCCGGCCTTCGTCGCCATCTGGTATAGCCTCGGTATCGGTCTGACAGGCACCCTTGGTGCCGTCCTCGGACCCTGGGCGCTGCGTTGGTAG
- a CDS encoding type II toxin-antitoxin system prevent-host-death family antitoxin codes for MENLEVFTARDLRQRSGELFSDAERGQLSLITKNGRPAMVAVPFDRRLLESGVHRALALNLFETGQLSLAQAAKVAGLSQEAFMEVLVEVGIPAVDYPPQELEGELDAAR; via the coding sequence ATGGAAAATCTGGAGGTATTCACGGCCCGCGATCTGCGTCAGCGTTCCGGTGAACTCTTCTCAGACGCGGAACGAGGCCAACTCTCGCTCATCACAAAGAACGGCCGTCCCGCGATGGTTGCCGTTCCGTTCGATCGGCGGCTACTCGAGAGCGGCGTACACCGCGCGCTGGCCCTCAACCTGTTCGAGACGGGACAACTGTCCCTTGCTCAAGCCGCGAAGGTTGCCGGCCTGTCCCAAGAGGCCTTCATGGAAGTCCTGGTGGAAGTCGGCATCCCAGCGGTCGACTATCCGCCGCAAGAGCTTGAGGGAGAGTTGGATGCGGCCCGATGA
- a CDS encoding DUF3368 domain-containing protein has protein sequence MSRIVIACRFLLIDERRGRAIARHRGIPVVGTAGLLLNVKRKERIEAVTPELERLTQNGYRLAPALAEEIRRLAGE, from the coding sequence ATGAGCCGGATTGTCATCGCCTGCCGCTTCCTGCTCATCGACGAACGCCGTGGCCGCGCCATTGCCCGCCACCGAGGCATTCCGGTGGTTGGAACCGCAGGCTTGTTGCTGAACGTCAAACGCAAGGAGCGGATTGAGGCCGTCACACCGGAGTTGGAGCGTCTCACTCAGAACGGCTATCGCTTGGCGCCGGCGCTGGCCGAAGAAATCCGTCGCCTGGCCGGGGAGTAA
- a CDS encoding peptide chain release factor 3, whose translation MSELQEQLERRRTFAIISHPDAGKTTLTEKLLLFGGAIQLAGTVKGRKAARHATSDWMELEKERGISVTSSVMQFPYGESIVNLLDTPGHQDFSEDTYRTLTAVDSALMVIDVAKGVEERTIKLMEVCRLRDTPILTFINKLDREGRDAIEVLDEVEEILKIQCAPVTWPIGMGKRFKGVYDLRFDRTHLFSAQHGGRITEGEIIQGIDNPRMDDVLGDQADELRIEMELVQGASHPLDLEAYIAGRQTPVFFGSAINNFGVRELLDAFVEYAPPPRPRATLQRSVDPAEEPFTGFVFKIQANMDPAHRDRVAFLRVCSGSYKKGMKMRHVRIGKTIQVANAITFQADERRHVEEAWPGDIIGLHNHGTIQIGDTFTEGEELKYGGIPYFAPELFRRVVLKDPLRMKALQKGVVQLSEEGATQVFRPLKNNDMILGAVGILQFDVAAYRLKDEYGVEALFEPASVKTARWVVCEDPKRLEQFKEKNYENLALDGDDQLVYLAPTRVNLDLAQERWPDVRFLATREL comes from the coding sequence ATGAGCGAGCTCCAAGAACAACTCGAACGGCGTCGCACCTTCGCCATCATCTCCCACCCGGACGCCGGCAAGACCACCCTCACCGAGAAGCTGTTGCTGTTCGGGGGCGCCATCCAGCTCGCAGGAACGGTCAAGGGGCGCAAGGCCGCGCGTCACGCCACCTCGGATTGGATGGAGCTGGAGAAGGAACGCGGCATCTCCGTGACCTCCTCTGTGATGCAGTTTCCCTATGGCGAGAGCATCGTCAACCTGCTCGATACCCCCGGTCACCAGGACTTTTCCGAGGACACCTATCGGACGCTGACAGCGGTCGACTCGGCCTTGATGGTGATCGACGTGGCCAAAGGTGTCGAGGAGCGGACCATCAAACTGATGGAGGTCTGTCGACTGCGCGACACGCCGATCTTAACCTTTATCAACAAGTTGGATCGCGAGGGTCGCGACGCGATCGAGGTCCTCGACGAGGTCGAGGAAATCCTCAAGATCCAATGCGCGCCCGTGACTTGGCCGATCGGGATGGGCAAGCGTTTCAAAGGCGTCTACGACCTACGATTCGATCGCACCCATCTCTTCAGCGCTCAGCACGGAGGGCGTATCACCGAAGGCGAGATCATCCAAGGGATCGACAATCCGCGGATGGACGATGTCCTCGGCGATCAGGCAGACGAGCTGCGCATCGAGATGGAGCTGGTCCAAGGCGCGAGCCATCCGCTCGACCTCGAGGCCTACATCGCCGGTCGGCAGACACCGGTGTTCTTCGGCTCGGCGATCAATAATTTCGGCGTGCGCGAGCTGCTCGATGCCTTCGTCGAATACGCGCCGCCGCCGCGTCCGCGTGCAACACTGCAACGCTCGGTGGATCCCGCCGAAGAGCCCTTTACCGGCTTCGTCTTCAAGATCCAGGCAAACATGGACCCGGCCCACCGCGACCGCGTGGCCTTTCTGCGCGTCTGCTCGGGCAGCTACAAGAAGGGTATGAAGATGCGGCACGTGCGCATCGGCAAGACCATTCAGGTTGCGAATGCCATCACCTTCCAAGCCGACGAGCGTCGACATGTCGAGGAGGCTTGGCCCGGCGACATCATCGGGTTGCACAACCACGGCACCATTCAGATCGGCGATACCTTCACCGAGGGCGAGGAGCTGAAATACGGCGGGATTCCGTACTTCGCCCCGGAGCTGTTCCGCCGCGTCGTGCTCAAGGATCCGCTGCGCATGAAGGCCTTGCAGAAGGGCGTGGTCCAGCTTTCCGAAGAGGGTGCGACCCAGGTGTTCAGGCCGCTCAAGAACAACGACATGATCCTGGGCGCCGTCGGCATCCTGCAGTTCGATGTCGCCGCCTACAGGCTGAAGGACGAGTACGGCGTCGAGGCGCTTTTCGAGCCGGCCAGCGTCAAGACCGCACGCTGGGTCGTCTGCGAGGATCCGAAACGCCTCGAGCAATTCAAGGAGAAGAACTACGAGAACCTTGCACTGGACGGCGACGACCAGCTGGTTTACCTGGCGCCGACTCGCGTCAACCTGGACCTAGCCCAAGAGCGTTGGCCCGACGTGCGGTTTCTAGCGACCCGAGAGCTTTAA